From Cellulosimicrobium cellulans, the proteins below share one genomic window:
- a CDS encoding phytoene desaturase family protein has translation MTENLDAVVVGSGPNGLAAAVTLARAGLAVRVLEAQPTIGGGSRTLDLGLADGVVHDVCSAVHPMAWASPFFEAFDLRARGVELLVPGVSYAQPLDGGRAGIAYHDLDRTAERLGVDGAAWRGLLGPLAAGWRDVVALALGDKRSVPGRALTPGGAAVAARFGAAVLEQGSAAWGRRFRTEEAGALLTGVAAHAISRLPSLAAAGTALLLASLGHAPGGWPLPRGGSGAIVAALLDDLRAHGGEVVTGHRVGALADLPRARAYVFDTVPGVVADVFGDRLSPRAEWALRRFRHGDAAAKVDLVLSGPVPWADPEVGRAGTVHVGGTRAEMARAESVVAAGRHAVRPMVLASDPTVVDPGRAVGGLRPLWTYAHVPAGSTRDLTEDVLGQLERFAPGVRDLVVASRCVPAAEMAAHDESYVGGDIAGGAVSMWQMVARPTPRLDPYAVGLEGVYLCSASTPPGPGVHGLGGWNAARRVLRREFDVRAEPDLAPTSDVGAR, from the coding sequence GTGACGGAGAACCTCGACGCCGTCGTCGTCGGTTCGGGCCCCAACGGGCTGGCCGCCGCCGTGACTCTCGCACGTGCCGGTCTGGCCGTGCGCGTCCTCGAGGCGCAGCCGACGATCGGTGGCGGCTCCCGCACGCTCGATCTCGGTCTGGCGGACGGGGTCGTGCACGACGTGTGCTCGGCCGTGCACCCGATGGCGTGGGCGTCGCCGTTCTTCGAGGCGTTCGACCTGCGCGCGCGGGGAGTGGAGCTGCTCGTGCCCGGGGTGTCGTACGCGCAGCCCCTCGACGGGGGCCGCGCGGGCATCGCGTACCACGACCTCGATCGCACGGCGGAGCGGCTGGGCGTCGACGGCGCCGCCTGGCGTGGGCTGCTCGGCCCGCTGGCGGCGGGCTGGCGCGACGTCGTCGCGCTCGCCCTCGGGGACAAGCGCTCGGTCCCCGGGCGTGCGCTGACGCCCGGCGGTGCCGCGGTCGCCGCGCGGTTCGGCGCCGCCGTCCTCGAGCAGGGGAGCGCGGCCTGGGGCCGACGCTTCCGGACCGAGGAGGCGGGGGCGCTGCTCACGGGCGTCGCGGCCCACGCGATCTCCCGTCTGCCGTCTCTGGCTGCCGCGGGGACGGCGCTCCTGCTCGCCTCGCTCGGCCACGCGCCGGGCGGCTGGCCGCTGCCGCGAGGCGGGTCGGGCGCGATCGTCGCGGCACTCCTGGACGACCTGCGCGCGCACGGCGGCGAGGTCGTCACCGGCCACCGGGTCGGTGCGCTCGCCGACCTGCCGCGTGCGCGGGCGTACGTCTTCGACACCGTGCCCGGCGTCGTCGCGGACGTGTTCGGCGACCGCCTGTCGCCGCGGGCGGAGTGGGCCTTGCGGCGGTTCCGGCACGGCGACGCGGCCGCGAAGGTCGACCTGGTGCTCTCCGGGCCGGTCCCGTGGGCGGACCCGGAGGTGGGGCGGGCCGGGACGGTGCACGTCGGCGGCACGCGCGCCGAGATGGCGCGCGCGGAGTCGGTCGTCGCGGCCGGTCGGCACGCGGTGCGGCCGATGGTCCTCGCGAGCGACCCGACCGTCGTCGACCCGGGGCGTGCCGTGGGCGGCCTGCGGCCGCTGTGGACGTACGCGCACGTGCCCGCCGGCTCGACGCGCGACCTGACCGAGGACGTCCTCGGGCAGCTCGAACGGTTCGCCCCGGGGGTCCGGGACCTCGTCGTGGCGTCCCGTTGCGTGCCCGCCGCCGAGATGGCCGCGCACGACGAGAGCTACGTCGGCGGCGACATCGCGGGCGGCGCGGTGAGCATGTGGCAGATGGTCGCGCGCCCGACGCCCCGGCTCGACCCGTACGCCGTCGGGCTGGAGGGCGTGTACCTGTGCTCGGCGTCGACGCCGCCCGGGCCGGGCGTGCACGGGCTCGGCGGCTGGAACGCCGCGCGGCGCGTGCTGCGCCGGGAGTTCGACGTCCGCGCGGAGCCCGATCTGGCGCCGACGTCGGACGTGGGCGCCAGGTAG
- a CDS encoding cold-shock protein, whose translation MAQGTVKWFNSEKGYGFITPESGGQDLFVHFSAIQTDGYRTLEEGQAVEFELGQGTKGPQAEQVRPL comes from the coding sequence ATGGCTCAGGGCACCGTGAAGTGGTTCAACTCCGAGAAGGGCTACGGGTTCATCACGCCCGAGTCCGGCGGGCAGGACCTCTTCGTGCACTTCAGCGCGATCCAGACCGACGGCTACCGCACACTCGAGGAGGGTCAGGCGGTCGAGTTCGAGCTCGGCCAGGGCACCAAGGGCCCGCAGGCCGAGCAGGTGCGGCCCCTCTGA